A window from Pararge aegeria chromosome 6, ilParAegt1.1, whole genome shotgun sequence encodes these proteins:
- the LOC120624394 gene encoding telomerase-binding protein EST1A isoform X4 — MDDDCKDYKKNKPQQKLYKPGSGPLRRSRYGMDAKMDSYELDNGPKGREHCHYGSQHSVNGEDVNTSSRDTANIRHRKPEQQLYVPRSEYSSFDVDKEPKSSLKCESSSQYSNRRMPTKQDNGSTGAGFYPRNTPGKDFHQKDSPIETSNRNQRQGSEARSISPTHQNLERNRDSRSMETWAGRHKSGSGAKPPSGRRNSAGFPTDARSKQIINLDNIPPRFRKKYNLEPSGHQSFDSVDQLNKDRYIHNNMTQSAYNPGQFNSSHNTNWSQTLPSRGRGRLRDHEHFDKEKFVNSYLQNYDVTNSRRSTPSNSFINLYEPNIIENKSVCEKSNPFISDLEKQKNLYDSASKNGISKSNTMKIELENRIEKSENQNDSELVSHISANLSDMTNLDWTEEVEKNIKFDDACDTSTSFSQSLKSTNVQEVKPVESRESKRNARSRRRDRRSTSRGQQNTEKKDRNRKDSNISVQHELERNRKDSNVSIQQDSAAFALKQRERERRDSHRSNRSSTIGNSRDDLDRWRSLRSYSREQSSERKIVSQCNSRDTSTNRVGCSKDSDGFKMPIPTSKAATWSSAAQKKGDPKWNGGRTPSVERKQSPTPSVVSGEAGENPGGGTGGGSGGARRSRKRAGRRRRNPENMQPVPHPAGATPAPTNVNWREEILESKKHHHGDRRGANAESQKSLFDHQNPSKPIIVQASPTKQDMRMERGAKECSNRVNVGSGYEGSEASRGVRHVALMQKVDRADAILKMHTLRGPIALAANWPDVIETRIFLQSALQRLLMSDLKYCQADNIEHQFWKILYYHFIECLRKSVSQVTPEEKPEVVKLINVIIEEGNIFFENLVQMLEKTYKFNTDDYINDNHVLPPKGLGYVGLALISVQKLYVFLGDLARYKEQVNETNNYAKSKFWYTKAQQINPKNGRPYNQLAILAIYARRKLDAVYYYMRSLMSSNPFQSARESLLSLFDENRKKYETAERKRRAAVETSKGVESGGEGVARGPGAGAGLRREVWVRPSGHRTTTLRHAPDDTLQAMTPVELNKNFITSYLHVHGKLITKIGMETFHESAAQMLRQFRALLHRQPLPTPAARLLQLTALNMFAVETTAAALKGSSNGGERSAWLDCSLGISLLMFGALLERCCALLPEPAHTQQYADALLLLPAIKVWSDWMLCHSSIWNPPPTFDNFEIDSDNDPWDWLAKLMNILETLDDKSIDFESEMKEGYVSIRLPEDSSLAGFTPLMYMEAAAAWLPTEPPVAPHTAEHVLRTRKLLFFGTEYLVGVEPPVLKLEYPTGAQPRYVSAVLRSEPKFPPLQQLSENSEDDGSTSGLTSGPTSLSEELPEGADEATRKLLRRKELLESRKATLDKRRQRMQEMLSSGWVSAEVEVRPKWLVPDTNCFIDHLSLLRAVLATPDQPYQLAVPLVVVSELEGLRRCVRLGDAAREALAWVIAGGGGSGGVRLATARGSLMATRGVAFSAEEDQARATNDDRVLATALNLQANISTDKDTRGTEASEPLCVREVVLLTDDRNLRVKALAADLPARDLPSFVQWAGIHAELPPDAKATTGINTPEV; from the exons ATGGATGATGACtgtaaagattataaaaaaaacaagccaCAACAGAAGCTGTATAAACCTGGTAGTGGGCCTTTAAGACGATCTAGGTATGGTATGGATGCAAAAATGGATTCTTATGAATTAGATAACGGTCCGAAAGGAAGAGAACATTGCCACTATGGATCTCAGCATTCTGTAAATGGTGAAGATGTCAATACTTCAAGTAGAGATACTGCAAATATTCGACATAGAAAGCCTGAACAACAACTGTATGTACCAAGGTCAGAATATTCAAGTTTTGATGTTGACAAAGAGCCAAAATCATCTTTAAAGTGTGAAAGTTCTAGTCAATATAGTAATAGACGAATGCCCACTAAACAAGATAATGGCTCTACTGGTGCAGGGTTTTATCCTAGAAATACCCCGGGGAAAGATTTTCATCAGAAGGATAGCCCAATTGAAACTTCTAATAGAAACCAAAGGCAAGGGTCAGAAGCCAGATCAATATCACCCACTCATCAAAATTTGGAGAGGAATAGAGATAGCAGAAGTATGGAGACATGGGCAGGACGCCACAAATCAGGGTCCGGTGCTAAGCCTCCCTCTGGGCGAAGAAATTCAGCTGGTTTTCCAACTGATGCTAGATCGaagcaaataattaatttagacAATATACCACCTAGGTTtagaaaaaagtataatttagaGCCATCAGGACATCAAAGCTTTGATAGTGTAGACCAGTTAAACAAAGACCGATATATTCACAACAATATGACACAGTCTGCATATAATCCAGGTCAATTTAATAGCTCTCACAATACAAACTGGTCCCAAACTTTGCCTTCAAGAGGAAGAGGACGTTTAAGAGATCATGAACACTTTGATAAGGAGAAGTTtgtaaattcatatttacagAATTATGATGTTACAAATTCAAGAAGATCTACTCCCAGTAACTCATTCATCAACTTATATGAACCAAATATAATAGAGAATAAAAGTGTTTGCGAAAAATCAAACCCCTTCATAAGTGatttagaaaaacaaaagaatttatATGATAGTG CCTCAAAAAACGGAATAAGCAAATcaaatacaatgaaaattgaATTAGAAAATAGGATTGAGAAAAGTGAAAACCAAAATGACTCTGAACTGGTTTCACACATATCTGCAAATCTTTCTGATATGACTAACTTG GATTGGACAGAAGAGgtcgaaaaaaacattaaatttgatGATGCCTGTGATACTTCTACCTCTTTTTCTCAAAGTTTAAAATCGACTAATGTTCAAGAAGTCAAACCAGTAGAGTCTCGTGAGTCTAAAAGAAATGCACGATCTCGCCGCAGAGACAGAAG GAGCACTAGCCGAGGACAGCAAAATACGGAAAAGAAAGATCGTAATAGAAAGGATAGTAATATTAGTGTACAGCATGAGCTTGAACGTAATAGAAAAGACAGCAATGTCAGTATACAACAAGACTCTGCGGCATTTGCTCTCAAACAACGCGAAAGGGAAAGACGCGATAGTCATAGAAGCAATCGCTCTTCAACTATCGGAAACAGCAGAGATGATTTGGATCGATGGCGTTCATTACGATCTTATAGCCGAGAACAAAGTTCTGAAAG GAAAATAGTTTCTCAATGCAACAGTAGAGACACCTCTACTAACCGTGTCGGATGTTCTAAAGATAGTGATGGATTTAAGATGCCAATACCTACCAGTAAAGCTGCTACATGGTCGTCAGCTGCTCAG AAGAAAGGGGACCCGAAGTGGAACGGAGGTCGTACACCCAGTGTCGAGAGAAAACAGTCGCCGACACCGAGTGTTGTAAGTGGGGAGGCGGGTGAAAACCCTGGAGGGGGCACTGGCGGAGGGTCGGGAGGCGCCCGTCGCTCACGCAAGCGCGCCGGACGTCGTCGCCGGAATCCGGAAAACATGCAGCCCGTCCCACACCCAGCCGGGGCCACCCCCGCGCCTACCAATGTCAACTGGCGGGAAGAAATCCTGGAATCCAAGAAACACCATCATGGTGATCG TCGCGGAGCAAATGCTGAATCGCAAAAATCCTTATTTGACCATCAGAATCCGTCGAAACCAATAATAGTACAAGCTAGCCCAACAAAACAAGACATGAGAATGGAGCGAG GTGCGAAGGAGTGCTCGAATCGTGTGAACGTGGGGTCCGGCTATGAGGGCTCGGAAGCGTCCCGGGGGGTGCGTCATGTGGCCTTGATGCAAAAAGTGGACCGTGCTGATGCCATTCTCAAGATGCACACGCTGCGTGGCCCAATTGCTCTCGCAGCCAATTGGCCTGACGTCATCGAGACCAG gatttttttacaaagcgCACTTCAGAGGCTTTTAATGTCAGACTTGAAGTACTGCCAGGCAGATAACATTGAGCACCAGTTTTGGAAAATTTTGTACTACCACTTTATTGAATGTTTGAGGAAGAGTGTTTCTCAAGTCACTCCAGAAGAGAAACCCGAGGTCGTTAAACTGATTAACGTTATTATCGAAGAGGGAAATATATTCTTCGAGAATCTCGTGCAGATGTTAGAGAAGACTTACAAATTTAATACGGAcgattacataaacgataatCACGTTTTGCCGCCTAAGGGCCTGGGTTATGTTGGCTTGGCTTTGATCTCAGTACAGAAGCTATATGTTTTTCTCGGTGATTTAGCAAGATATAAGGAACAAGTAAACGAAACTAACAATTATGCTAAGAGCAAATTTTGGTACACAAAGGCTCAGCAAATAAATCCTAAAAATGGGAGGCCATATAATCAGTTAGCAATATTAGCTATATACGCC AGAAGAAAACTAGATGCAGTCTACTACTATATGAGAAGTTTAATGTCCTCAAATCCATTTCAATCGGCACGCGAAAGTTTGTTATCGTTATttgatgaaaatagaaaaaaa TACGAAACTGCGGAGCGTAAGCGTCGAGCCGCGGTGGAGACGTCCAAGGGAGTTGAGAGTGGTGGAGAGGGTGTGGCGCGCGGGCCGGGGGCGGGGGCGGGGCTGCGGCGCGAGGTGTGGGTGCGTCCGAGCGGCCACCGCACTACCACATTGCGGCACGCGCCCGATGACACGCTGCAAGCTATGACACCCGTTGAG TTGAATAAGAATTTCATCACCAGCTACTTACATGTACACGGAAAATTAATAACCAAAATTGG CATGGAGACGTTTCACGAGAGCGCGGCGCAAATGCTACGTCAGTTCCGCGCCCTATTGCACCGCCAACCGCTGCCCACGCCCGCAGCCCGTCTGCTACAGCTTACTGCCCTCAACATGTTCGCCGTGGAGACAACCGCCGCAGCGCTTAAAG GTAGCAGCAATGGCGGTGAGCGGTCCGCATGGCTCGACTGCTCGCTTGGTATTTCGCTGCTCATGTTCGGCGCGCTGCTTGAACGATGCTGCGCGCTGCTGCCTGAGCCCGCTCACACGCAGCAGTACGCCGATGCGTTGCTCTTATTACCTGCTATCAAG GTGTGGTCAGATTGGATGCTATGTCATAGTAGTATATGGAATCCACCGCCAACGTTTGATAATTTCGAAATAGA cagCGATAACGACCCGTGGGATTGGCTTGCGAAGCTTATGAATATACTCGAAACTCTCGATGATAAGTCCATCGATTTTGAAAGCGAAATGAAAGAAG GTTATGTATCGATACGACTGCCAGAAGACTCGTCGCTGGCTGGTTTCACGCCGCTAATGTACATGGAGGCCGCTGCAGCGTGGTTGCCAACAGAGCCACCGGTAGCGCCGCACACAGCTGAACATGTGCTCAGAACCAGGAAATTGCTCTTTTTCGGTACCGA GTACCTTGTAGGAGTGGAGCCGCCTGTTTTGAAGTTGGAATATCCCACCGGAGCGCAACCTCGTTATGTTAGCGCCGTGCTTCGAAGTGAACCCAAATTTCCACCTTTGCAACAACTA tcgGAAAATTCTGAAGATGACGGCAGTACAAGTGGTTTAACAAGCGGTCCGACAAGCCTTAGTGAAGAGTTACCCGAAGGTGCAGATGAAGCCACGAGAAAATTGCTCCGCAGGAAAGAACTACTCGAATCTAGAAAGGCGACGCTCGACAAACGTCGTCAACGAATGCAG GAGATGCTGAGCAGCGGCTGGGTGAGCGCGGAGGTAGAAGTGCGCCCGAAATGGCTCGTGCCCGATACCAACTGCTTCATCGATCACCTGTCGCTGTTGAGAGCCGTACTCGCCACGCCCGACCAGCCTTATCAGCTCGCTGTACCACTCGTCG TGGTGTCGGAGCTGGAAGGATTGCGGCGATGCGTTCGGTTAGGCGACGCGGCGCGCGAGGCGCTGGCGTGGGTGATCGCGGGAGGTGGCGGCAGTGGGGGGGTGCGACTGGCCACAGCGCGTGGCTCTCTGATGGCGACGCGTGGCGTGGCCTTCTCCGCGGAAGAGGACCAGGCGCGCGCCACCAATGACGATCGCGTGCTTGCCACCGCGCTCAACCTGCAGGCCAACATCTCAACCGACAAGG
- the LOC120624394 gene encoding uncharacterized protein LOC120624394 isoform X3 encodes MDDDCKDYKKNKPQQKLYKPGSGPLRRSRYGMDAKMDSYELDNGPKGREHCHYGSQHSVNGEDVNTSSRDTANIRHRKPEQQLYVPRSEYSSFDVDKEPKSSLKCESSSQYSNRRMPTKQDNGSTGAGFYPRNTPGKDFHQKDSPIETSNRNQRQGSEARSISPTHQNLERNRDSRSMETWAGRHKSGSGAKPPSGRRNSAGFPTDARSKQIINLDNIPPRFRKKYNLEPSGHQSFDSVDQLNKDRYIHNNMTQSAYNPGQFNSSHNTNWSQTLPSRGRGRLRDHEHFDKEKFVNSYLQNYDVTNSRRSTPSNSFINLYEPNIIENKSVCEKSNPFISDLEKQKNLYDSASKNGISKSNTMKIELENRIEKSENQNDSELVSHISANLSDMTNLDWTEEVEKNIKFDDACDTSTSFSQSLKSTNVQEVKPVESRESKRNARSRRRDRRSTSRGQQNTEKKDRNRKDSNISVQHELERNRKDSNVSIQQDSAAFALKQRERERRDSHRSNRSSTIGNSRDDLDRWRSLRSYSREQSSERKIVSQCNSRDTSTNRVGCSKDSDGFKMPIPTSKAATWSSAAQKKGDPKWNGGRTPSVERKQSPTPSVVSGEAGENPGGGTGGGSGGARRSRKRAGRRRRNPENMQPVPHPAGATPAPTNVNWREEILESKKHHHGDRQTESTHNRNRLNSVLSEKSVTESGSQPGLLILPQSSISHLHKEQGRGANAESQKSLFDHQNPSKPIIVQASPTKQDMRMERGAKECSNRVNVGSGYEGSEASRGVRHVALMQKVDRADAILKMHTLRGPIALAANWPDVIETRIFLQSALQRLLMSDLKYCQADNIEHQFWKILYYHFIECLRKSVSQVTPEEKPEVVKLINVIIEEGNIFFENLVQMLEKTYKFNTDDYINDNHVLPPKGLGYVGLALISVQKLYVFLGDLARYKEQVNETNNYAKSKFWYTKAQQINPKNGRPYNQLAILAIYARRKLDAVYYYMRSLMSSNPFQSARESLLSLFDENRKKYETAERKRRAAVETSKGVESGGEGVARGPGAGAGLRREVWVRPSGHRTTTLRHAPDDTLQAMTPVELNKNFITSYLHVHGKLITKIGMETFHESAAQMLRQFRALLHRQPLPTPAARLLQLTALNMFAVETTAAALKGSSNGGERSAWLDCSLGISLLMFGALLERCCALLPEPAHTQQYADALLLLPAIKVWSDWMLCHSSIWNPPPTFDNFEIDDNDPWDWLAKLMNILETLDDKSIDFESEMKEGYVSIRLPEDSSLAGFTPLMYMEAAAAWLPTEPPVAPHTAEHVLRTRKLLFFGTEYLVGVEPPVLKLEYPTGAQPRYVSAVLRSEPKFPPLQQLSENSEDDGSTSGLTSGPTSLSEELPEGADEATRKLLRRKELLESRKATLDKRRQRMQEMLSSGWVSAEVEVRPKWLVPDTNCFIDHLSLLRAVLATPDQPYQLAVPLVVVSELEGLRRCVRLGDAAREALAWVIAGGGGSGGVRLATARGSLMATRGVAFSAEEDQARATNDDRVLATALNLQANISTDKDTRGTEASEPLCVREVVLLTDDRNLRVKALAADLPARDLPSFVQWAGIHAELPPDAKATTGINTPEV; translated from the exons ATGGATGATGACtgtaaagattataaaaaaaacaagccaCAACAGAAGCTGTATAAACCTGGTAGTGGGCCTTTAAGACGATCTAGGTATGGTATGGATGCAAAAATGGATTCTTATGAATTAGATAACGGTCCGAAAGGAAGAGAACATTGCCACTATGGATCTCAGCATTCTGTAAATGGTGAAGATGTCAATACTTCAAGTAGAGATACTGCAAATATTCGACATAGAAAGCCTGAACAACAACTGTATGTACCAAGGTCAGAATATTCAAGTTTTGATGTTGACAAAGAGCCAAAATCATCTTTAAAGTGTGAAAGTTCTAGTCAATATAGTAATAGACGAATGCCCACTAAACAAGATAATGGCTCTACTGGTGCAGGGTTTTATCCTAGAAATACCCCGGGGAAAGATTTTCATCAGAAGGATAGCCCAATTGAAACTTCTAATAGAAACCAAAGGCAAGGGTCAGAAGCCAGATCAATATCACCCACTCATCAAAATTTGGAGAGGAATAGAGATAGCAGAAGTATGGAGACATGGGCAGGACGCCACAAATCAGGGTCCGGTGCTAAGCCTCCCTCTGGGCGAAGAAATTCAGCTGGTTTTCCAACTGATGCTAGATCGaagcaaataattaatttagacAATATACCACCTAGGTTtagaaaaaagtataatttagaGCCATCAGGACATCAAAGCTTTGATAGTGTAGACCAGTTAAACAAAGACCGATATATTCACAACAATATGACACAGTCTGCATATAATCCAGGTCAATTTAATAGCTCTCACAATACAAACTGGTCCCAAACTTTGCCTTCAAGAGGAAGAGGACGTTTAAGAGATCATGAACACTTTGATAAGGAGAAGTTtgtaaattcatatttacagAATTATGATGTTACAAATTCAAGAAGATCTACTCCCAGTAACTCATTCATCAACTTATATGAACCAAATATAATAGAGAATAAAAGTGTTTGCGAAAAATCAAACCCCTTCATAAGTGatttagaaaaacaaaagaatttatATGATAGTG CCTCAAAAAACGGAATAAGCAAATcaaatacaatgaaaattgaATTAGAAAATAGGATTGAGAAAAGTGAAAACCAAAATGACTCTGAACTGGTTTCACACATATCTGCAAATCTTTCTGATATGACTAACTTG GATTGGACAGAAGAGgtcgaaaaaaacattaaatttgatGATGCCTGTGATACTTCTACCTCTTTTTCTCAAAGTTTAAAATCGACTAATGTTCAAGAAGTCAAACCAGTAGAGTCTCGTGAGTCTAAAAGAAATGCACGATCTCGCCGCAGAGACAGAAG GAGCACTAGCCGAGGACAGCAAAATACGGAAAAGAAAGATCGTAATAGAAAGGATAGTAATATTAGTGTACAGCATGAGCTTGAACGTAATAGAAAAGACAGCAATGTCAGTATACAACAAGACTCTGCGGCATTTGCTCTCAAACAACGCGAAAGGGAAAGACGCGATAGTCATAGAAGCAATCGCTCTTCAACTATCGGAAACAGCAGAGATGATTTGGATCGATGGCGTTCATTACGATCTTATAGCCGAGAACAAAGTTCTGAAAG GAAAATAGTTTCTCAATGCAACAGTAGAGACACCTCTACTAACCGTGTCGGATGTTCTAAAGATAGTGATGGATTTAAGATGCCAATACCTACCAGTAAAGCTGCTACATGGTCGTCAGCTGCTCAG AAGAAAGGGGACCCGAAGTGGAACGGAGGTCGTACACCCAGTGTCGAGAGAAAACAGTCGCCGACACCGAGTGTTGTAAGTGGGGAGGCGGGTGAAAACCCTGGAGGGGGCACTGGCGGAGGGTCGGGAGGCGCCCGTCGCTCACGCAAGCGCGCCGGACGTCGTCGCCGGAATCCGGAAAACATGCAGCCCGTCCCACACCCAGCCGGGGCCACCCCCGCGCCTACCAATGTCAACTGGCGGGAAGAAATCCTGGAATCCAAGAAACACCATCATGGTGATCG ACAGACGGAATCAACACATAATAGAAATAGACTAAacagtgttctatcggaaaaaTCTGTAACCGAATCTGGTTCGCAACCTGGACTTTTAATTTTACCGCAAAGCTCAATATCTCATTTACATAAAGAACAGGG TCGCGGAGCAAATGCTGAATCGCAAAAATCCTTATTTGACCATCAGAATCCGTCGAAACCAATAATAGTACAAGCTAGCCCAACAAAACAAGACATGAGAATGGAGCGAG GTGCGAAGGAGTGCTCGAATCGTGTGAACGTGGGGTCCGGCTATGAGGGCTCGGAAGCGTCCCGGGGGGTGCGTCATGTGGCCTTGATGCAAAAAGTGGACCGTGCTGATGCCATTCTCAAGATGCACACGCTGCGTGGCCCAATTGCTCTCGCAGCCAATTGGCCTGACGTCATCGAGACCAG gatttttttacaaagcgCACTTCAGAGGCTTTTAATGTCAGACTTGAAGTACTGCCAGGCAGATAACATTGAGCACCAGTTTTGGAAAATTTTGTACTACCACTTTATTGAATGTTTGAGGAAGAGTGTTTCTCAAGTCACTCCAGAAGAGAAACCCGAGGTCGTTAAACTGATTAACGTTATTATCGAAGAGGGAAATATATTCTTCGAGAATCTCGTGCAGATGTTAGAGAAGACTTACAAATTTAATACGGAcgattacataaacgataatCACGTTTTGCCGCCTAAGGGCCTGGGTTATGTTGGCTTGGCTTTGATCTCAGTACAGAAGCTATATGTTTTTCTCGGTGATTTAGCAAGATATAAGGAACAAGTAAACGAAACTAACAATTATGCTAAGAGCAAATTTTGGTACACAAAGGCTCAGCAAATAAATCCTAAAAATGGGAGGCCATATAATCAGTTAGCAATATTAGCTATATACGCC AGAAGAAAACTAGATGCAGTCTACTACTATATGAGAAGTTTAATGTCCTCAAATCCATTTCAATCGGCACGCGAAAGTTTGTTATCGTTATttgatgaaaatagaaaaaaa TACGAAACTGCGGAGCGTAAGCGTCGAGCCGCGGTGGAGACGTCCAAGGGAGTTGAGAGTGGTGGAGAGGGTGTGGCGCGCGGGCCGGGGGCGGGGGCGGGGCTGCGGCGCGAGGTGTGGGTGCGTCCGAGCGGCCACCGCACTACCACATTGCGGCACGCGCCCGATGACACGCTGCAAGCTATGACACCCGTTGAG TTGAATAAGAATTTCATCACCAGCTACTTACATGTACACGGAAAATTAATAACCAAAATTGG CATGGAGACGTTTCACGAGAGCGCGGCGCAAATGCTACGTCAGTTCCGCGCCCTATTGCACCGCCAACCGCTGCCCACGCCCGCAGCCCGTCTGCTACAGCTTACTGCCCTCAACATGTTCGCCGTGGAGACAACCGCCGCAGCGCTTAAAG GTAGCAGCAATGGCGGTGAGCGGTCCGCATGGCTCGACTGCTCGCTTGGTATTTCGCTGCTCATGTTCGGCGCGCTGCTTGAACGATGCTGCGCGCTGCTGCCTGAGCCCGCTCACACGCAGCAGTACGCCGATGCGTTGCTCTTATTACCTGCTATCAAG GTGTGGTCAGATTGGATGCTATGTCATAGTAGTATATGGAATCCACCGCCAACGTTTGATAATTTCGAAATAGA CGATAACGACCCGTGGGATTGGCTTGCGAAGCTTATGAATATACTCGAAACTCTCGATGATAAGTCCATCGATTTTGAAAGCGAAATGAAAGAAG GTTATGTATCGATACGACTGCCAGAAGACTCGTCGCTGGCTGGTTTCACGCCGCTAATGTACATGGAGGCCGCTGCAGCGTGGTTGCCAACAGAGCCACCGGTAGCGCCGCACACAGCTGAACATGTGCTCAGAACCAGGAAATTGCTCTTTTTCGGTACCGA GTACCTTGTAGGAGTGGAGCCGCCTGTTTTGAAGTTGGAATATCCCACCGGAGCGCAACCTCGTTATGTTAGCGCCGTGCTTCGAAGTGAACCCAAATTTCCACCTTTGCAACAACTA tcgGAAAATTCTGAAGATGACGGCAGTACAAGTGGTTTAACAAGCGGTCCGACAAGCCTTAGTGAAGAGTTACCCGAAGGTGCAGATGAAGCCACGAGAAAATTGCTCCGCAGGAAAGAACTACTCGAATCTAGAAAGGCGACGCTCGACAAACGTCGTCAACGAATGCAG GAGATGCTGAGCAGCGGCTGGGTGAGCGCGGAGGTAGAAGTGCGCCCGAAATGGCTCGTGCCCGATACCAACTGCTTCATCGATCACCTGTCGCTGTTGAGAGCCGTACTCGCCACGCCCGACCAGCCTTATCAGCTCGCTGTACCACTCGTCG TGGTGTCGGAGCTGGAAGGATTGCGGCGATGCGTTCGGTTAGGCGACGCGGCGCGCGAGGCGCTGGCGTGGGTGATCGCGGGAGGTGGCGGCAGTGGGGGGGTGCGACTGGCCACAGCGCGTGGCTCTCTGATGGCGACGCGTGGCGTGGCCTTCTCCGCGGAAGAGGACCAGGCGCGCGCCACCAATGACGATCGCGTGCTTGCCACCGCGCTCAACCTGCAGGCCAACATCTCAACCGACAAGG